The sequence below is a genomic window from Mycobacterium spongiae.
TCGACCACGGTGGGGTAGGCGTCGAACCGGTAGGCGGCCAACAGGGGGCCTACGGTCATCTCACTGGTTTCGGCCATGGCGCGGTTGAACACCTCGCTGAGCTCGGGCTCTTGATCGAGATAGTCGAAGGGCCGCTCTACGCCGTGCAGGGCCGGAACGACCGCGCGGCCGGTTCTGACCGCATCTGCCAAATGGCTCCAATGCTCGCGGTGTTGGCGCGAGCCCAACAACCGGGCGATACCCGCAACCGATAGCGGCGCATCGGAACGCAGCGGGCCGGCAAGCGAGTTCAGCTCGTAACTACCGTCGGCGCGCTGCCGGAATATGCCGCGGCCGATCAAGGCCCGCAGCAGTCGGCGCACGGCGTCGGGATTCGCGTCGACCCGAGTCGCCAACTCGTCGAGTTGCAGCGGCCCGTCGCGGAGCGCGTCGGGGATCCCGAGTTCGACGGCAGTACTGATCGCCTGCGCGGTCCAGGCGTTGACCATGAACTCCATCATCGCCGCGTAGGGCGGGACTGTTCGTTGATGCAGTTGTGTGAGCCGATGGCGCGTCCGATCGACGAAGTGAGCCATCTTTGGGTGTGGGACTCGTGTTGGCATGATTGCCCTCATTTCTCCAACAGTTTTCGAGCACAGCTTCGGCGCAGCTTGCCGGACGAAGTCTTCGGCAAGGTGCCCGCCGGGAAGAGCCGTACCTCACTCGGAAGATGTCCGACACGGCGGCTCACCCGGGCGGTGATGTCGCGGCTGATCCGCGCTGCCCGGTCGTCGTCGTCGGCGTCGCGCACTTCCGCAAGGACCGCGAAGCCTTCTCGATCGCCGTCGATACGCAATGCGATCACACAGCCGGTTCGCACGCCGTCGACATCCTCGGCCGCACGCTCGATGTCGTGCGGGTAGAGGTTTCTGCCGGCCAGCACGATCAGATCCTTGGTGCGGCCGCACACATAGATTCGTCCCCGCTCATCGACGTAGCCGAGGTCTCCGCTGTCGAACCAGCCATCAGCGGAGGCCAGCGGCATCACGCCGTCGGACGTGATGTAGCTCTTGGCGACCGCCGGTCCGCGCAACTCAATGGCACCGATCTCCCTGGGCGCTTGAGGTATTCCGTCTCGGACGATCCGTACATCCATGCCCATAGCCGGTGAGCCCAGCGACACGAGGTGCCGCACGTCCTCGGGGTCCTCGGGGGCACCGTGCACCGGCTGCGCCCGACGCGCCTCCGACATGGTCCGCCGGGAAACCCGGTCGACGAGCGGTTCCTCGTGCGCCGACGCCAGCGACACCACCAAGGTGGCTTCGGCGAGCCCGTATGCGGGCATCATCGCTGTCGGCCGCAGACCGAAACGTGCACCGACGGCGGCGAAGTCGGCCACGTCGCGATGGTCGATGGGTTCGGCCCCGTTCACCGCGACCCGCAGCGATGACAGGTCGATATCGTTGGGCTCGGCACGTTGCAACACCCGCGCGAGCACGGAATAGGCGAAATTGGGACCCGCGGTGATAGTGGCGCGATGCCGGCTGATCAGCTCCGCCCAGCTGAGCGGTCGGGTCAGAAACTCGTGCGGTGGGACGACGACGGCTTCGATACCTACCTGCATCGGAAGGCAAATGAACCCAATCATCCCCATGTCGTGGGCGAGCGGCAGCCAACTTGCCATCACGTCGGTGTCCGCGTTGAGGTCTAGTCCATCGCGGGCCGCGACCGCGTTCGCGGCGAGGTTACCGTGGCTGATCTCGACGGCTTTCGGTGCACCGGTCGACCCGGATGTCAACTGCCGCAGCGCGATATCGCTCTCATCGGCATCATCGAAGGAGCCGGGTGCGGCCGCCGCGTTGTCGCTGAGCGCCTCGATCGTGCACGCCGCGAGGTCGTGATCTGCTAGGCGATCCACGACCTCCAAGAACGGCTCGCCCACGACAACCAGATCGGCCTTGATAGTCCGGATCGCCCGCACCGTGTCGGCCAGCCAGACGCCAAGGTCGGTGCGCGGCGTCGGTTGCTGCAGCATTGTCAGTGCGGCTCGACGTAGCCAGAGAGCCTGTGCGAGCGGCGCGACATGGGCGGCGTCGGACGCCAAGACCGCGACCGAGCCGTGGTGGCCGACTCCCTGCGCGGCCAGGCCAGTAGCCATCCGCGTGGCTCGCTCGTGAACTTCCTGCCAGCTCAACCGGGTCGGGTCGCTGAACGCGCCGGCGGTCAATTGCTTGGGCGAGGATGCTGCTGCGGCGAGCATGCCGCGCGTTAATTCGCTCATGCGACGACGCTCCTCTCCCGTGCCGCGTCCGCGACAACATGCGCAACCGCTGCCACCAATTCCGGTTCCGGCGAACGGAAGAGGAAGTGACCGCCGTAGTAGAGGCGGACCGGCTGCGGCTGCAGCGAATGAGCGGCCCAGCGGGCCAACGTGGGTGGTGGCACCAGTGGATCCGTCAGACCGCCGAAGATATGCAGCGGGCATGGCAGGGGCTGCCCGCCGGTGTGCCGGTACGACCGGACGATGCGCAGATCGTCACGAACGGTGGGGAGCAACAACGCCAGCCAATCGGGACGGTCGAGAATCTCGGCCGGCAGCCCACCGTAGTTGACGAGCTCCACGGCCAACGCGTGATCGTCGGCCAGTGGCAGATCATGCAGGGGCGTGGGCATGCTGGGGGCTCGGCAGGCCGCGACGATGACGGCCTCCGGTGCCCTCATTCCACGCGAGATCCGCAGTTGGGTGAGCAGATACGCCAGCATTGCGCCCATGCTGTGTCCGAGCAGAACGTGCGGCCGGGCAAGGAGGTCGTCGAGTTCGTCGGCCAGTGCCCGCACGCACGTCCAGGCGTCGACATGGCGGGGTTCGTCGCGGCGCGTCTCCCGTCCCGGGAGGTTCACCGCCGTGAAGGCCACCTCGGAGCCCATGGCCTGCAGCCCGCGGCGCAGCGGATGGAACGACGCCGCACTGCCACCGGCGTGGTGCAGGCACACCAATTCGACTGGCTTCATGCGCTCATCCCATTGTGTTTCCCATTGTGTTCGAGCCGCTGTACGGCGAAATCGACCAGATCGCCGACGTTGTGAATCCGGGGCAGTAGTTCGTCGACGGTGACGTGCCGCAACTGTGGATACTGCTGGCGAAGTCGATCCAGCAGGCGAAGCTGCAGCAACGAGTCGTAGCCCAAGTCGTCGGCCAGGCGCTGCGATCGGGTGAGCGTATCGAGCTGATAGCCACCTACCTCGGCGATCAGCGACATGATCCCGTCCGCTATGCCGCGCCGGGCATACTCGGTCGGCTCATGCCGTGCCGCCGCGGTATTCAACTGCGCCGGGGCAATCGGCACCACCCGGCGATCGGACGCAACCTGGCCGTCTGACCAGTACCGGTTTGAGCTGTCAAAAACATAGGGCGGAAGTCGATGCAGGGGGCCGGCCTCCCCGCCGTAAAGCGTCGAGAGGTCGGGCGAGTACCCGTCACGCATCAGCGTCGCGGCCACGGACAGTAGCTCCGTGCCGTCGGACTCCGGGCCGCGGCACAAGGCCAGCGCGCGGGTGCGTGCGGGTACTTCGCATTGCCTGGCGAGAGTGAGGAGCGCGGTTTTCGGGCCAGCTTCGGCGATGTAGTCCGGACTCGTCGAACGCACCGCGGCCTGCACCGCGTCGGCGAACCGCACCGGCGCACCGACATGGTGTGCCCAGTAATCGGCGGTCAACTCATCGCCGGTGACTTCTCTGCCAAGGACCGTGGAGAACAGCGGAAACTCGGCCGGTCCCGGTGTGAGCCCGGCCAGCTCGTGCCGCAGCGCTGCCACTACCGGCTCCATCAGCGGCGAGTGAAAGGCATGGGACACCGCCAAGTTCACTACCTTGCCCCCGCGACGCCGGATCATGGTTTCAGCTCGTGCCACCGCTTCGGTGGTGCCCGAGATCGTTTGTGACCGTGGCCCGTTGACGGCCGCGATTGAGCATCGCGGCTCGGCCGCGACCAAGGCCTCGGCCTCCTCGACAGTGAGATCGACAGCGATCATGGCCCCATCCCGGGGCAGCGAGCCCATCAGCCGCCCCCTGGCGACGACGACCTTGGCGGCAGTGTCGACGGTGAGCGCACCGGCCAGGCAAGCGGCCGTCACCTCACCCAAACTGTGGCCGATTCCGAATAGCGGGCGGATTCCACTCTCTTGCAGTGTCTTTCCCAACGCGTAGGACACGGCAAATAGTGCCGGTTGTGCGACGCTGGTGTGCTCGAGGCGACCGTCGTCGCCGAAGATCGCGGCACGCGGATCTGAGTGCAGGTGCTGCTCCACGGTGGCCGCCACGGTGTCCAAGTTCTTCCGGTAGATCGCGTGAGTGGCATAGAGCCGCCGCGTCATGCCCGGGTAGTGACTTGCCTGTCCCGTGAACAGCAGTCCGACTCCGGCCGGTTGCTTGTGAGACGGGACCGATGACGTCAGATCGCCACGGGCGCCGCTGGCGAACTGCCGTAGGCCATCGGCCAAGGTATCGCGGGTGCCTTCCACAACAAGGCGATGCGGATGCGACCGCTTGACAACGTTGGT
It includes:
- a CDS encoding thioesterase II family protein — protein: MKPVELVCLHHAGGSAASFHPLRRGLQAMGSEVAFTAVNLPGRETRRDEPRHVDAWTCVRALADELDDLLARPHVLLGHSMGAMLAYLLTQLRISRGMRAPEAVIVAACRAPSMPTPLHDLPLADDHALAVELVNYGGLPAEILDRPDWLALLLPTVRDDLRIVRSYRHTGGQPLPCPLHIFGGLTDPLVPPPTLARWAAHSLQPQPVRLYYGGHFLFRSPEPELVAAVAHVVADAARERSVVA
- a CDS encoding fatty acyl-AMP ligase, translated to MSELTRGMLAAAASSPKQLTAGAFSDPTRLSWQEVHERATRMATGLAAQGVGHHGSVAVLASDAAHVAPLAQALWLRRAALTMLQQPTPRTDLGVWLADTVRAIRTIKADLVVVGEPFLEVVDRLADHDLAACTIEALSDNAAAAPGSFDDADESDIALRQLTSGSTGAPKAVEISHGNLAANAVAARDGLDLNADTDVMASWLPLAHDMGMIGFICLPMQVGIEAVVVPPHEFLTRPLSWAELISRHRATITAGPNFAYSVLARVLQRAEPNDIDLSSLRVAVNGAEPIDHRDVADFAAVGARFGLRPTAMMPAYGLAEATLVVSLASAHEEPLVDRVSRRTMSEARRAQPVHGAPEDPEDVRHLVSLGSPAMGMDVRIVRDGIPQAPREIGAIELRGPAVAKSYITSDGVMPLASADGWFDSGDLGYVDERGRIYVCGRTKDLIVLAGRNLYPHDIERAAEDVDGVRTGCVIALRIDGDREGFAVLAEVRDADDDDRAARISRDITARVSRRVGHLPSEVRLFPAGTLPKTSSGKLRRSCARKLLEK
- a CDS encoding type I polyketide synthase — protein: MTGIDCRFPGAPDRDAFWRLLMDGVVTDTEVPKQRWDIDAYYSAGGGPGTTNTRRAHFIDNADAFDNSFFGIAPVEAAALDPQQRMLLESSWRAIEDAGIDPRSLAGTQTGVFVGIMSSEWSNLQIFDLPGLTSVRGTGTGYFMTANRISYHLGLRGPSVAIDSACSSSLTAVHQACAALRSGEADTAIAAGTNLIMTPALSIFYTQAGLSAPDGRCKPFGRRADGIGRGEGVGTVVLRRLDDALAAGQPIYAVVKSSVANHDGRSNGITAPSRRSQVDLMRRALSLAEIAAEQLSFVEAHGTGTVLGDRIEANALGDVHKTRSGQPCLLGSVKGNIGHTEGSAGIAAFIKTCLALHHRVLPPTVFGDAADPGLRLEENGLQLADDRRELRATGALGAVSSFGLGGSNAHAIVQSAPAATPCRLGRNGVLTISAPSPQALRHNATSIASALRTLDPAQVRSWCRSTNVVKRSHPHRLVVEGTRDTLADGLRQFASGARGDLTSSVPSHKQPAGVGLLFTGQASHYPGMTRRLYATHAIYRKNLDTVAATVEQHLHSDPRAAIFGDDGRLEHTSVAQPALFAVSYALGKTLQESGIRPLFGIGHSLGEVTAACLAGALTVDTAAKVVVARGRLMGSLPRDGAMIAVDLTVEEAEALVAAEPRCSIAAVNGPRSQTISGTTEAVARAETMIRRRGGKVVNLAVSHAFHSPLMEPVVAALRHELAGLTPGPAEFPLFSTVLGREVTGDELTADYWAHHVGAPVRFADAVQAAVRSTSPDYIAEAGPKTALLTLARQCEVPARTRALALCRGPESDGTELLSVAATLMRDGYSPDLSTLYGGEAGPLHRLPPYVFDSSNRYWSDGQVASDRRVVPIAPAQLNTAAARHEPTEYARRGIADGIMSLIAEVGGYQLDTLTRSQRLADDLGYDSLLQLRLLDRLRQQYPQLRHVTVDELLPRIHNVGDLVDFAVQRLEHNGKHNGMSA
- a CDS encoding methyltransferase, producing MPTRVPHPKMAHFVDRTRHRLTQLHQRTVPPYAAMMEFMVNAWTAQAISTAVELGIPDALRDGPLQLDELATRVDANPDAVRRLLRALIGRGIFRQRADGSYELNSLAGPLRSDAPLSVAGIARLLGSRQHREHWSHLADAVRTGRAVVPALHGVERPFDYLDQEPELSEVFNRAMAETSEMTVGPLLAAYRFDAYPTVVDVGGGVGQLLAAILAATPTSRGVLYDLRHAVAEAPELMRQHQVAERVRVTEGSFFDGVPAGGDIYVLKNVIHDWPDDKAVEILRNVRAAAQVGTTILLIEYVIPDHGREFLGHWTDLEMLLMQAGRERTIAEHRALLGDAGFEMTRLLATASPLSLVEARAV